One Microcebus murinus isolate Inina chromosome 7, M.murinus_Inina_mat1.0, whole genome shotgun sequence genomic region harbors:
- the MCM4 gene encoding DNA replication licensing factor MCM4 yields the protein MSSPASTPSRRGSRRGRATAAQTPRSEDARSPPSQKRRGEDSTSTGELQPLPTSPGADAQSPAAQDALFSSPPQMRPSAIPLDFDVSSPLTYGTPSSRAEGTPRSGVRGTPVRQRPDLGSVRKSLQVDLQSDGAVAEDIVASEQSLGQKLVIWGTDVNVATCKENFQRFLQRFTDPLAKEEENVGIDLTEPLYMQRLGEINVIGEPFLNVNCEHIKSFDKNLYRQLVSYPQEVIPTFDMAVNEIFFEHYPDSILEHQIQVRPFNALKTKNMRNLNPEDIDQLITISGMVIRTSQLIPEMQEAFFQCQVCAHTTRVEIDRGRIAEPSACGHCHTTHSMALIHNRSLFSDKQMIKLQESPEDMPAGQTPHTVVLFAHNDLVDKVQPGDRVNVTGIYRAVPIRVNPRVSNVKSVYKTHIDVIHYRKTDAKRLHGLDEEAEQKLFSEKRVELLKELSRKPDIYERLASALAPSIYEHEDIKKGILLQLFGGTRKDFSHTGRGKFRAEINILLCGDPGTSKSQLLQYVYNLVPRGQYTSGKGSSAVGLTAYVMKDPETRQLVLQTGALVLSDNGICCIDEFDKMNESTRSVLHEVMEQQTLSIAKAGIICQLNARTSVLAAANPIESQWNPKKTTIENIQLPHTLLSRFDLIFLMLDPQDEAYDRRLAHHLVALYYQSEEQAEEALLDMAVLKDYIAYAHSTAVPRLSEEAGQALIEAYVDMRKIGSSRGMVSAYPRQLESLIRLAEAHAKVRFSNKVEAIDVEEAKRLHREALKQSATDPRTGLVDISILTTGMSATSRKRKEELAEALKKLILSKGKTPALKYQQLFEDIRGQSDIAITKDMFEEALHALADADFLTVTGKTVRLL from the exons ATGTCGTCCCCCGCATCGACCCCGAGCCGCCGCGGCAGCCGCCGCGGACGGGCCACCGCCGCCCAGACGC CTCGAAGCGAGGACGCCAGGTCGCCTCCGTCTCAGAAACGCAGGGGCGAGGACTCCACCTCCACCGGAgagctgcagcccctgcccacctcgCCGGGAGCGGACGCGCAGAGCCCAGCTGCGCAGGACGCCTTGTTCTCCAGCCCTCCCCAGATGCGCCCCTCAG cTATTCCTCTTGACTTTGATGTTAGTTCACCGCTGACCTATGGCACTCCCAGCTCTAGGGCAGAGGGCACCCCGAGGAGTGGTGTTAGGGGCACGCCTGTGAGGCAGAGGCCTGACCTGGGCTCTGTGCGGAAGAGCCTGCAGGTGGATCTGCAGTCTGATGGG GCAGTAGCAGAAGACATAGTGGCCAGTGAGCAGTCTCTAGGCCAAAAACTTGTGATCTGGGGAACGGATGTAAATGTGGCAACatgcaaagaaaattttcag AGATTTCTTCAGCGTTTCACTGACCCTCTGGCCAAGGAAGAAGAGAATGTTGGCATAGACCTCACTGAACCACTGTACATGCAACGACTCGGGGAG ATTAATGTTATTGGAgagccatttttaaatgtaaactgtGAACACataaaatcatttgacaaaaatttGTACAGACAGCTCGTCTCCTATCCGCAG gAAGTTATCCCAACTTTTGATATGGCTGTCAATGAAATCTTCTTTGAGCATTATCCTGACTCAATTTTAGAACATCAGATTCAAGTAAGACCATTTAATGCATTGAAGACAAAGAATATGAGAAACCTAAATCCAGAAG ACATCGACCAGCTCATCACCATCAGCGGCATGGTAATCAGGACGTCCCAGCTGATCCCCGAGATGCAGGAGGCCTTCTTCCAGTGCCAGGTGTGTGCCCACACCACCCGCGTGGAGATCGACCGCGGCCGTATTGCCGAGCCCAGCGCGTGCGGGCACTGCCACACCACCCACAGCATGGCACTCATCCACAACCGCTCCCTCTTCTCCGACAAGCAGATG aTCAAACTGCAAGAGTCTCCCGAGGACATGCCTGCAGGGCAGACACCTCACActgttgttctttttgctcataATGATCTTGTTGACAAGGTTCAACCTGGGGACAGAGTGAACGTTACAG GCATCTATCGGGCAGTGCCTATTCGAGTCAATCCCAGAGTGAGTAACGTGAAGTCCGTCTATAAAACCCACATTGATGTCATTCATTACCGGAAAACGGATGCAAAACGTTTGCATGGCCTTGATGAAGAAgcagaacagaaacttttttcaGAGAAACGTGTGGAATTGCTTAAGGAACTTTCCAGGAAGCCAGACATTTATGAGAGACTTGCTTCAGCCTTGGCGCCAAGCATTTATGAACATGAAGATATAAAGAAG GGAATCTTGCTTCAGCTCTTCGGCGGAACAAGGAAGGATTTTAGTCACACGGGAAGGGGGAAATTCCGTGCTGAGATCAACATTCTGCTGTGTGGCGACCCGGGCACCAGCAAGTCCCAGCTGCTGCAGTATGTGTACAACCTGGTGCCCAGGGGCCAGTACACTTCTGGGAAGGGCTCCAGCGCAGTCGGCCTCACTGCGTATGTGATGAAAGACCCTGAGACAAGGCAGCTGGTCCTGCAGACAGGGGCCCTTGTCCTGAGTGACAACGGTATCTGCTGTATCGATGAGTTCGACAAGATGAATGAAAGCACGAGGTCTGTGCTGCACGAAGTGATGGAGCAGCAGACTCTGTCCATCGCAAAG GCCGGGATCATCTGTCAGCTCAATGCACGCACCTCTGTCCTGGCAGCAGCTAATCCCATCGAGTCTCAGTGGAACCCTAAAAAAACTACCATTGAAAACATCCAGCTGCCTCATACATTATTATCAAg GTTTGATTTGATCTTCCTCATGCTGGACCCTCAGGACGAAGCCTACGACAGGCGTCTGGCTCACCACCTGGTGGCACTGTACTACCAGAGCGAGGAGCAGGCGGAGGAGGCGCTGCTGGACATGGCGGTGCTGAAGGACTACATTGCCTATGCACACAGCACCGCCGTGCCCCGGCTGAGCGAGGAGGCCGGCCAGGCTCTCATCGAG GCTTATGTAGACATGAGGAAGATCGGCAGTAGCCGAGGGATGGTTTCTGCATACCCTCGACAGCTAGAATCGTTGATCCGCTTAGCAGAAGCCCATGCTAAAGTGCGATTCTCAAACAAAGTTGAAGCCATTGATGTGGAAGAGGCCAAACGCCTCCACCGGGAGGCTCTGAAGCAGTCTGCCACAGACCCGCGCACCGGCCTCGTGGACATATCTATTCTCACTACAG ggaTGAGTGCCACTTCTCGTAAACGGAAAGAAGAATTAGCTGAAGCATTGAAAAAACTTATTTTATCTAAAGGCAAAACACCAGCTCTAAAATACCAGCAGCTTTTTGAAGATATTCGGGGACAATCTGACATA